In a genomic window of Chryseobacterium sp. G0162:
- a CDS encoding restriction endonuclease subunit S, translating to MAKTLYDYWFVQFDFPNANGKPYKSNGGKMVWNEVVKREIPISWEVRKISQIAKTGSGGTPKSTEKDYYENGDIPWVNSGELNNSFIISTNNFITEVGMKNSSAKLFPRNTILMAMYGATAGKTSIISFEATTNQAICAVMPLEKEMFHYTKFVLDDMYRYLINLSTGSARDNLSQDKIRELNIIVPNNFVLNQHSKMTIKYFDKIRNNLQQNQQLSSLRDWLLPMLMNGQVKVE from the coding sequence ATGGCAAAAACGCTTTATGATTATTGGTTTGTGCAATTTGATTTTCCAAATGCTAACGGAAAGCCTTATAAATCAAATGGTGGAAAGATGGTTTGGAATGAGGTTGTGAAAAGAGAAATTCCGATTAGCTGGGAAGTACGAAAAATTTCACAGATTGCAAAAACGGGTTCTGGTGGAACACCTAAATCTACAGAAAAAGACTATTATGAAAATGGTGATATTCCATGGGTAAATAGTGGTGAGCTAAATAATTCTTTCATTATTTCTACTAATAATTTTATCACTGAAGTAGGAATGAAAAATTCAAGCGCAAAATTATTTCCAAGAAATACAATTTTAATGGCAATGTATGGAGCAACAGCAGGAAAGACAAGTATAATTTCATTTGAAGCAACAACTAATCAAGCGATTTGTGCCGTAATGCCACTAGAAAAAGAAATGTTTCATTATACAAAATTCGTTTTAGATGATATGTACAGATATCTAATCAATTTAAGTACAGGATCAGCACGAGATAATTTATCGCAAGACAAAATTCGAGAATTAAACATTATAGTTCCTAATAATTTTGTTTTAAATCAGCATTCCAAAATGACAATTAAATATTTTGACAAAATAAGAAACAATCTGCAACAAAACCAACAACTTAGCTCTTTACGTGACTGGCTTTTACCTATGCTGATGAATGGACAGGTAAAAGTGGAATGA